A window of the Pseudomonadota bacterium genome harbors these coding sequences:
- a CDS encoding thioredoxin family protein — MNSFKRNVITIGFFVLIAIVIAIPPVTSEGKNVKTPSASKSLPRLVDIGAKQCIPCKMMAPVLEELKRDYAGILNVEFIDVWENPNAGQKYGIRAIPTQIFYNASGKELYRHMGFMSKEQILDTFKNLGVELKKSPGQKKK, encoded by the coding sequence TTGAATAGTTTTAAAAGGAATGTGATTACTATTGGATTTTTTGTATTGATTGCAATAGTTATTGCCATTCCCCCAGTGACTTCTGAGGGAAAGAATGTAAAAACTCCCTCTGCTTCAAAGTCCCTCCCGCGTTTAGTGGATATCGGTGCAAAACAATGCATCCCGTGCAAGATGATGGCACCAGTACTGGAAGAATTAAAGCGGGATTACGCGGGCATTCTGAACGTTGAATTTATTGACGTATGGGAAAATCCGAATGCAGGGCAAAAATATGGTATACGTGCTATTCCGACCCAGATTTTCTATAATGCCTCAGGAAAGGAGCTTTACCGGCATATGGGGTTCATGTCGAAGGAGCAGATTTTAGATACATTCAAGAACCTGGGGGTTGAGTTGAAAAAAAGTCCAGGTCAGAAGAAAAAGTAA
- the arsM gene encoding arsenite methyltransferase: MDKNRAKKAVKEAYGKIAQGKSSCGCGTSVPDKREFAKSIGYSEIELKVIPDEANLALSCGNPTALANLKEDDIVLDLGSGAGFDCFLASSRVGINGKVIGVDMTPEMVEKAKENALKIGAQNVEFRLGEIEKLPVDDSSIDVVISNCVINLSIDKQKVFKEIYRVLKPGGRVAISDIALLKELPAYIKESVEAYVGCVAGAILIDEYEKLLETSGLKNTKVTIKGFSSCCDQSTNDPIGKAISDSVCGGKSLQEYVVNVYVEGYK; this comes from the coding sequence GTTGCGGGTGTGGTACCTCTGTGCCTGATAAGAGGGAATTTGCTAAATCTATAGGCTACTCGGAAATAGAGCTTAAGGTAATCCCTGATGAGGCAAACCTGGCACTTAGTTGTGGAAATCCAACGGCGCTGGCAAACCTTAAAGAAGATGATATTGTTCTCGACCTTGGGTCAGGAGCTGGGTTTGATTGCTTTCTTGCTTCCTCAAGGGTTGGTATAAACGGTAAGGTGATTGGTGTGGACATGACCCCTGAGATGGTTGAAAAAGCGAAGGAGAACGCATTGAAGATTGGGGCTCAAAACGTTGAGTTCAGGCTCGGAGAGATTGAAAAATTACCCGTGGATGACAGCTCAATCGATGTAGTAATAAGTAATTGTGTAATCAATTTGTCAATTGACAAGCAAAAGGTTTTTAAAGAAATCTACAGGGTCTTAAAGCCTGGTGGGAGAGTTGCCATTTCTGATATTGCCTTATTGAAAGAACTTCCGGCATACATTAAAGAAAGCGTTGAAGCGTATGTCGGTTGCGTTGCAGGGGCAATACTTATCGATGAATATGAAAAACTTTTAGAAACGTCGGGTTTGAAAAATACTAAAGTTACAATTAAAGGTTTTTCGTCATGTTGTGATCAAAGTACCAACGACCCTATAGGCAAGGCCATCTCGGATAGCGTATGTGGAGGCAAATCGTTACAAGAATATGTAGTAAATGTCTATGTGGAAGGGTACAAATGA